The following proteins are encoded in a genomic region of Odocoileus virginianus isolate 20LAN1187 ecotype Illinois chromosome 14, Ovbor_1.2, whole genome shotgun sequence:
- the LOC110133087 gene encoding uncharacterized protein isoform X2: MMQCNYLSSTASTTRCRPGRSVLSQEKTGGAPKPGPGPQQPLCSHLPAKTLASQSSSPGAAPVVRPCAPGHGGARVPPCSPASVKPVGSWPLFLLEPEGFYLQRPGTESPPADPSHQRREHGGLGELDREPLQPLPSLTLLKMGHEKCDEGELFFLNITSITASRHKFLKKFLRTQRLLLRHVAASSREAIWARGSLLGRRLETAARSL, from the exons ATGATGCAATGTAATTATCTTAGCTCAACTGCCAGTACAACAAGATGCAGGCCGGGTCGCAGTGTTCTAAGTCAGGAGAAGACAGGCGGCGCTCCGAAGCCCGGTCCAGGCCCCCAGCAGCCCCTCTGCTCACACCTGCCAGCAAAGACGCTGGCGTCCCAGAGCTCCAGTCCAGGAGCGGCCCCGGTCGTCCGCCCCTGTGCCCCTGGACACGGGGGTGCCCGGGTCCCCCCCTGCTCTCCAGCCTCTGTGAAACCTGTGGGCTCGTGGCCTTTGTTTCTCCTGGAACCTGAGGGCTTCTACCTGCAGAGACCTGGAACCGAGTCTCCGCCAGCCGACCCCAGTCACCAAAG GAGGGAGCATGGAGGCCTTGGCGAGCTGGACAGGGAGCCCCTGCAGCCTCTACCCTCCCTGACACTTCTGAAAATGGGCCATGAAAAGTGTGACGAAGGAGAactatttttcttaaacattacCAGCATCACCGCTTCGAGGCACAAA ttTCTGAAGAAGTTCCTGCGGACCCAGCGACTTCTCCTTAGACATGTGGCTGCGTCCAGCAGGGAAGCCATCTGGGCCCGGGGCTCCCTGTTGGGAAGACGTCTGGAAACAGCTGCTCGTTC CTTGTGA
- the LOC110133087 gene encoding uncharacterized protein isoform X1 yields MMQCNYLSSTASTTRCRPGRSVLSQEKTGGAPKPGPGPQQPLCSHLPAKTLASQSSSPGAAPVVRPCAPGHGGARVPPCSPASVKPVGSWPLFLLEPEGFYLQRPGTESPPADPSHQRREHGGLGELDREPLQPLPSLTLLKMGHEKCDEGELFFLNITSITASRHKFLKKFLRTQRLLLRHVAASSREAIWARGSLLGRRLETAARSYVGHRGSLSPSQRAAALVRPTPLKVGVTLHSRATAQDQEGLP; encoded by the exons ATGATGCAATGTAATTATCTTAGCTCAACTGCCAGTACAACAAGATGCAGGCCGGGTCGCAGTGTTCTAAGTCAGGAGAAGACAGGCGGCGCTCCGAAGCCCGGTCCAGGCCCCCAGCAGCCCCTCTGCTCACACCTGCCAGCAAAGACGCTGGCGTCCCAGAGCTCCAGTCCAGGAGCGGCCCCGGTCGTCCGCCCCTGTGCCCCTGGACACGGGGGTGCCCGGGTCCCCCCCTGCTCTCCAGCCTCTGTGAAACCTGTGGGCTCGTGGCCTTTGTTTCTCCTGGAACCTGAGGGCTTCTACCTGCAGAGACCTGGAACCGAGTCTCCGCCAGCCGACCCCAGTCACCAAAG GAGGGAGCATGGAGGCCTTGGCGAGCTGGACAGGGAGCCCCTGCAGCCTCTACCCTCCCTGACACTTCTGAAAATGGGCCATGAAAAGTGTGACGAAGGAGAactatttttcttaaacattacCAGCATCACCGCTTCGAGGCACAAA ttTCTGAAGAAGTTCCTGCGGACCCAGCGACTTCTCCTTAGACATGTGGCTGCGTCCAGCAGGGAAGCCATCTGGGCCCGGGGCTCCCTGTTGGGAAGACGTCTGGAAACAGCTGCTCGTTCGTACGTGGGACACCGgggttctctctctccttcccagcgCGCTGCAGCG CTTGTGAGGCCGACTCCCCTGAAGGTGGGGGTGACTCTGCATTCCAGAGCCACAGCCCAGGACCAGGAAGGGTTGCCGTGA